The following coding sequences lie in one Methanopyrus sp. SNP6 genomic window:
- a CDS encoding 2-oxoacid:ferredoxin oxidoreductase subunit gamma, whose amino-acid sequence MRKEIRISGFGGQGIVLAGVVLGRAAAVYEGYNAVQTQSYGPEARGGASRSDVIVSDEEVMYPYVRRPDFLVTMSQEAYEKYVENVPEDGLVVYDSTLVNPSREDVEHVGIPATDLAEEKLGLSIVANMIILGALRELTGIVSFDSLQKAVEDSVPPGTEDVNVRALKLGAREVRE is encoded by the coding sequence GTGAGGAAGGAGATTAGGATCAGCGGTTTCGGCGGCCAAGGAATAGTACTCGCCGGTGTGGTGCTGGGTCGAGCCGCCGCGGTTTACGAAGGGTACAACGCCGTACAAACACAATCCTACGGGCCGGAGGCCCGGGGCGGTGCCTCGCGCTCGGACGTGATAGTATCCGATGAGGAGGTCATGTACCCGTACGTACGCCGACCTGACTTCCTCGTGACCATGTCGCAAGAAGCATACGAGAAGTACGTGGAGAACGTTCCCGAGGACGGTCTCGTCGTCTACGACTCGACGCTAGTCAATCCATCTCGTGAGGACGTCGAACACGTGGGTATCCCCGCGACCGATCTCGCCGAGGAAAAGCTCGGGCTTAGCATCGTCGCTAACATGATCATCTTAGGCGCGTTGCGTGAGCTTACCGGGATCGTTTCGTTCGACTCACTACAAAAGGCCGTCGAGGATTCCGTACCGCCTGGGACGGAGGACGTCAACGTCCGGGCCCTCAAGCTCGGAGCCCGGGAGGTGAGGGAATGA
- a CDS encoding 2-oxoacid:ferredoxin oxidoreductase subunit beta: MTVVDWKELIRWDRMPHILCPGCGNGTILNVLVRVLAEKFEEGELDPDKTVLVSGIGCSSRLPGYVKLDSLHTTHGRPLAFATGIKLANPDLEVIVITGDGDAAAIGGNHLIHAARRNLDVTVICANNYIYGMTGGQVSPTTPRGAKSTTTPYGNPEPPFDLCELVIGAGAPHVERWTTAHPAQLSAAIARALEREGFSFIDVLCQCPTNYGRRNDMRDPREMVKWLRENTSTRDEEGKIRIGILRDEEREPFLKRMYDMIEEVRTSEEGD, translated from the coding sequence GTGACCGTCGTGGACTGGAAGGAACTCATACGCTGGGATCGCATGCCCCATATCCTATGTCCCGGCTGCGGGAACGGCACGATCTTGAACGTGCTGGTTCGCGTCCTGGCGGAGAAGTTCGAGGAAGGAGAACTAGATCCGGACAAGACGGTGTTGGTCTCCGGCATCGGTTGCTCGTCCAGATTACCGGGCTACGTTAAGCTAGACTCCCTTCACACTACCCACGGTCGTCCACTGGCTTTCGCGACCGGAATTAAGCTGGCGAATCCCGACCTTGAGGTCATCGTGATCACCGGTGACGGTGACGCGGCTGCCATCGGTGGGAACCATTTGATCCACGCTGCCCGCAGGAACCTGGACGTCACGGTGATCTGTGCCAACAACTACATTTACGGAATGACGGGTGGTCAGGTAAGCCCCACGACGCCCAGAGGTGCCAAGTCGACCACTACCCCCTATGGGAACCCTGAGCCACCGTTCGACCTCTGCGAGCTCGTTATCGGGGCCGGAGCCCCCCACGTGGAGCGGTGGACCACGGCTCATCCCGCCCAGCTGAGTGCCGCGATCGCCCGTGCCCTTGAGCGCGAAGGTTTCTCCTTCATCGACGTACTCTGCCAATGTCCCACGAACTACGGCCGGAGGAACGACATGAGGGATCCTAGAGAGATGGTAAAGTGGCTCCGGGAGAACACTTCCACGCGAGATGAGGAAGGTAAGATCCGGATCGGAATCCTCCGCGATGAGGAGCGCGAACCCTTCCTCAAACGCATGTACGACATGATCGAGGAGGTGAGAACGAGTGAGGAAGGAGATTAG